The DNA segment AATCTTCGAAAGACCCACAGACCAAACCCTCACGGACGCTCGGCCGACCAACCGGCGGGTGGGACTGGAAGGGGCCGGGCGCTCGCGTTCACTTCAGTCGCCTCAGCGACCCCTATTCGGTGAGGGCCGAAGGCCCGAACCGGATATGTCGCTGAGCGACCGCGAGCGTCCGGGGGCTTTCGAGATGTTCTCAGTTGTAGTAATCGTCGTAGCTTGTGAGTAGATGAGGGCTTTCGAGGCGGTCACAGTTACGGTCGCAGTATTTACAATCTGTACTTCCACTACCTCGCTCGAGAACCTCCCAAACAGTAGCGTCTCGTCCGGTTTCGCTCCCACGATTTCCGTGCGTTCAATTCCCACCACCCCTCCCGGCAACCGAACCGCTAAAGGGCGAGTAGCCGCCCGTTATGGGTAATGAAGACGCTCGGAACGGCGAGTGCGGCCCCCGGGGAGATAGACACCGGGCGGCTGCAGGTGGGTGAAACGCGCGACGGCGGCGAATTCGGACTCCCCGTCGCGGTCATCAACGGCGCGGACGACGGACCCACCCTGTACGTGCAGGCAGTCAGCGACGGCGACGAACTCAACGGCCTCGGCGTGATTCAGCGCGCGGTGCCCCAGATTCCGCCCGAGGACCTCTCGGGGACGATTCTCGTGGTCGGCATCGTCAACTACCACGCGTTCCAGGTCGCCGAGCACCGCAACCCCATCGACGACACGAAGATGAACCGCACCTACCCCGGCAACGAGTCGGGGACCTCCAGCGAGCGCATCGCGGCCGCCACCTTCGAGGCGGCGTCGCGGGCCGACCTCATCCTCGACCTCCACCAGGGGTCGACCAGCCGGATGATAAACGAGGTCCGAGTCCGGTGCGGCCAGCGCCACCGCCTCCACGACGAGTGTCTCGAACTGGCGAAGGTGTTCGACTGCGGCTACGTCCTCGACCAGAAGGGACCCGACGGCCAACTCGCCCGCGCCGGCCCCGACGAGGGCATCCCGACCATCGACCCCGAACTCGGCGGCTGCGTCGGCTGGGACGAGGAGAGCATCGAGTACGGCGTCCGCGGGGTGTTCAACGTCCTGCGCTACTACGGCTTCCTCGACGGCGACGCCAACCCCGGCACCCAGACCCGCGCGACCGGCTTCGACCGCTACGGCTCGCCCTCCGGCGGCCTGGTCGACTTTCAGAAGGAACTCGGCGAGTCGGTGTCGCCCGGCGACGTGCTGTTCCGCGTGACCGACCCGTTTGGCCG comes from the Halorussus vallis genome and includes:
- a CDS encoding succinylglutamate desuccinylase/aspartoacylase family protein; amino-acid sequence: MKTLGTASAAPGEIDTGRLQVGETRDGGEFGLPVAVINGADDGPTLYVQAVSDGDELNGLGVIQRAVPQIPPEDLSGTILVVGIVNYHAFQVAEHRNPIDDTKMNRTYPGNESGTSSERIAAATFEAASRADLILDLHQGSTSRMINEVRVRCGQRHRLHDECLELAKVFDCGYVLDQKGPDGQLARAGPDEGIPTIDPELGGCVGWDEESIEYGVRGVFNVLRYYGFLDGDANPGTQTRATGFDRYGSPSGGLVDFQKELGESVSPGDVLFRVTDPFGRLKAEVTADGEGIFWRSRRLPQVATGEYVCSVGTGIDEY